From one Mustela nigripes isolate SB6536 chromosome 16, MUSNIG.SB6536, whole genome shotgun sequence genomic stretch:
- the CPSF4L gene encoding putative cleavage and polyadenylation specificity factor subunit 4-like protein: MQEVIAGLEQLTFTFEKDVETQKGTGLLPFQGMDKSGSAVCNFFAKGLCDKGKLCPFRHNQGEKMVVCKHWLRGLCKKGDQCGFLHQYDVTRMPKCYFYSKFGDCNKKECSFLHVKPAFQTRDCPWYDQGFCKDGPLCKHRHVPKTMCVNYLVGFCPKGPHCQFAQ; this comes from the exons ATGCAAGAGGTCATTGCTGGGCTGGAGCAGTTGACCTTCACCTTCGAGAAGGATGTAGAGACGCAGAAGGGCACTGGCCTCCTGCCTTTCCAGGGGATGGACA AATCGGGCTCGGCTGTGTGCAACTTCTTCGCTAAAGGGCTCTGTGACAAAG GGAAGCTCTGCCCTTTCCGgcacaaccagggggagaagaTGGTGGTGTGCAAACACTGGCTTCGCGGCCTGTGTAAGAAGGGCGACCAGTGCGGTTTCCTGCACCAGTACGATGTCACCAGGATGCCCAAGTGCTACTTCTACTCCAAGTTCG GTGATTGCAACAAGAAGGAATGTTCCTTTCTCCACGTGAAGCCAGCTTTCCAGACCCGGGACTGTCCTTGGTATGACCAAGGTTTCTGCAAGGATG GTCCCCTCTGTAAACACCGCCATGTCCCTAAGACAATGTGTGTTAACTACTTAGTGGGCTTCTGCCCCAAGGGCCCCCACTGCCAATTTGCACAGTGA